One segment of Strix aluco isolate bStrAlu1 chromosome 4, bStrAlu1.hap1, whole genome shotgun sequence DNA contains the following:
- the SOD3 gene encoding extracellular superoxide dismutase [Cu-Zn] produces MLLLLSVVTGLALSASGVMMDKETDPRQESFHDIQKKVNDLWQNLLYPVMPGNETDGMIYTTCEMKPSSKIDADKPQVTGQVLFRQYYSYGRLEAIFYLDGFPLDNDQSGRAIHIHELGDLSNGCDSTGGHYNPFSVNHPRHPGDFGNFFPKDGKIRKYKTNLFATMFGPYSIMGRSIVIHEQEDDMGKGNNKASLENGNAGKRLACCVIGICNKNLWEEKLSEVTDKKKRGLSKRT; encoded by the coding sequence atgcttctgcttctttctgtggTCACTGGGCTTGCCCTGTCTGCCTCTGGTGTCATGATGGACAAAGAAACTGATCCAAGACAAGAGTCATTTCATGATATACAGAAAAAAGTGAACGACCTCTGGCAGAATTTGCTCTATCCGGTAATGCCTGGTAATGAGACTGATGGGATGATTTACACTACTTGTGAAATGAAGCCTAGCTCCAAAATAGATGCTGACAAGCCACAAGTGACTGGACAAGTCCTATTCAGGCAGTATTACTCATACGGAAGATTAGAAGCCATTTTTTACTTGGATGGGTTTCCGCTGGATAATGATCAATCTGGTAGAGCTATACACATCCACGAGCTTGGGGATCTCAGTAACGGTTGTGACTCTACAGGAGGACACTATAACCCTTTCAGCGTGAATCACCCCCGTCACCCAGGGGATTTTGGCAACTTTTTTCCTAAAGATGGcaaaatcagaaaatacaaaacaaatctCTTTGCCACTATGTTTGGTCCATATTCCATCATGGGCAGATCCATTGTGATCCATGAGCAGGAAGACGACATGGGCAAGGGCAACAATAAGGCCAGtttggaaaatggaaatgctggGAAACGTCTGGCTTGCTGCGTGATTGGGATATGCAACAAGAACTTGTGGGAAGAGAAACTGTCTGAGGTTACGGACAAGAAGAAGAGAGGGCTCAGTAAGCGAACATAG